A genomic window from Polyangiaceae bacterium includes:
- a CDS encoding PilZ domain-containing protein has translation MNAPLDLPLIREVRRTARIACQVVRLRDFRLVADQILDLSEHGMLVGPADPVLTGDELIVSFQAPGLLDYIDAEAVVARVIHGRRPGEIRRELGLELKGLDVFTRRLLAAFSRRLPPAPPRFRQGIWRGKRRSPAFEALSPLLVA, from the coding sequence ATGAACGCGCCTCTCGACCTGCCGCTCATCCGCGAAGTTCGTCGCACCGCTCGCATCGCCTGCCAAGTGGTGCGACTGCGCGACTTCAGGCTAGTCGCCGACCAGATCCTGGATCTCTCGGAGCACGGAATGCTGGTGGGCCCAGCTGATCCAGTCCTGACTGGCGACGAACTCATCGTCTCCTTTCAGGCGCCGGGTCTGCTCGACTACATCGACGCAGAGGCAGTGGTGGCTCGGGTAATCCACGGCCGCCGTCCGGGCGAAATCCGACGCGAGCTGGGGCTCGAACTGAAGGGACTCGACGTGTTTACCCGCCGGCTTTTGGCGGCGTTCTCACGTCGCCTTCCGCCCGCGCCGCCCCGATTCCGCCAAGGAATCTGGCGTGGAAAGAGGCGATCCCCGGCATTCGAAGCGCTTTCGCCGTTGTTGGTGGCCTGA
- a CDS encoding CAP domain-containing protein, giving the protein MTWRPVPLLALVSLAVAGCSSSDDSGGGGSGGTSGGGSEPAEMSGITAAHNAARANVNPPAPSALAPLAWSADLAKVAQAYAAKCQFQHSQGPYGENLYASTNASTPQAVVGAWVSEVSDYDYASNSCSKACGHYTQVVWANTARLGCAKQTCTQNSPFGGGSWELWVCNYDPPGNYIGQKPY; this is encoded by the coding sequence ATGACGTGGCGTCCGGTTCCCTTGTTGGCACTCGTCTCCTTGGCTGTCGCGGGCTGTAGCTCTTCCGACGATTCTGGCGGAGGAGGAAGCGGCGGGACCAGCGGCGGCGGCAGCGAACCGGCGGAGATGAGCGGGATCACCGCGGCCCACAACGCGGCTCGGGCCAATGTGAATCCGCCAGCACCGTCCGCACTCGCGCCTTTGGCGTGGTCTGCCGACTTGGCGAAGGTCGCGCAGGCCTACGCAGCCAAATGCCAGTTTCAGCATTCGCAGGGTCCCTACGGTGAGAACTTGTACGCCAGCACGAACGCATCGACGCCCCAGGCCGTCGTCGGCGCGTGGGTGTCGGAAGTGAGCGACTACGACTATGCGTCCAACAGTTGCTCCAAGGCGTGCGGCCACTACACCCAGGTCGTGTGGGCGAACACCGCACGTTTGGGATGTGCCAAGCAGACCTGCACCCAGAACTCGCCCTTCGGTGGCGGCAGCTGGGAACTGTGGGTCTGCAACTACGACCCGCCGGGCAACTACATTGGGCAGAAGCCCTACTAA
- a CDS encoding PilZ domain-containing protein gives MEHRISPRSKTNVSLTVQRGRSTFRARCVELSQTGMLVLAPKAFRDSAWPYLSAKLALPSGVVSVLARRVGLRGDKVAYAFVVLDEASEARLTDFLFEQVTSRRRAA, from the coding sequence ATGGAACATCGCATCAGCCCTCGCTCGAAGACCAACGTGTCGCTCACGGTTCAGCGCGGACGCTCCACGTTTCGTGCGCGATGCGTGGAGCTTTCGCAGACCGGCATGTTGGTGCTGGCGCCCAAGGCGTTCCGCGACAGTGCGTGGCCCTACCTATCGGCGAAGCTGGCGCTCCCGTCAGGTGTGGTGTCCGTTCTCGCTCGCCGCGTCGGACTGCGCGGCGACAAGGTCGCCTATGCCTTCGTCGTGCTCGACGAAGCGTCCGAAGCGCGCCTGACCGACTTTCTCTTCGAGCAGGTGACCAGCCGGCGCCGCGCAGCGTAG
- a CDS encoding protein kinase: MSLPLADRATERAQSRVGTTLRGKWKLERILGSGGMATVYEATHRNQARAAIKMLHPELALDSDVTARFLREGYVANSVDHPGTVKVLDDDVAEDGSPYLVMELLEGETVEDRMMRKGGTLPLAEVMALADSVLAILVASHAAGVVHRDLKPENLFLTRDGQLKILDYGIARLREINTERQQTRAGSLMGTPAFMAPEQARGRWAEVNERTDIWAVGATLFALITGRYVHETTTVQEQIIASATTPAPSLGSVAPNLPTSVVYAVDRALAFDNQDRFTSAAEMQDAILQASGDVVDAAPLSLPVPSAPEAPTLMASSSDDLEPPTLDTLNTLTNRPVARTADVPSPERRTNRFFVVTTLGLGAVVLVLLVAFARIGFSRTEPSAPHAETPKPAAPTTQLATAQDPDPISEKATPVKPSNEPAPATPSAKPVKPANVKPVVKPASHPTSKPAPAPTPSTTGKKPPSSSLFDKRW, translated from the coding sequence ATGTCACTGCCTCTAGCCGACCGCGCCACGGAGCGAGCTCAGTCTCGCGTCGGCACCACCTTGCGCGGCAAGTGGAAGTTGGAGCGCATCCTCGGCTCCGGCGGCATGGCTACGGTGTACGAAGCCACTCATCGCAACCAGGCGCGCGCGGCGATCAAGATGCTGCACCCAGAGCTGGCCTTGGACTCCGACGTCACCGCGCGCTTCCTGCGCGAGGGCTACGTCGCCAACAGCGTCGATCACCCAGGCACCGTCAAGGTCCTCGACGATGATGTCGCCGAAGATGGTTCGCCGTACCTGGTGATGGAGCTGCTCGAAGGCGAAACGGTCGAGGACCGGATGATGCGCAAGGGCGGAACTCTGCCTCTGGCGGAGGTCATGGCGTTGGCCGATAGCGTGCTGGCGATCTTGGTCGCATCCCATGCAGCGGGCGTCGTGCATCGCGACCTCAAGCCCGAGAATCTCTTCCTCACGCGCGACGGCCAGCTGAAGATCCTCGACTACGGCATCGCTCGCCTGCGCGAAATCAACACCGAGCGTCAACAGACTCGCGCTGGCTCGCTGATGGGAACGCCCGCGTTCATGGCGCCGGAACAAGCTCGCGGGCGCTGGGCGGAAGTCAACGAGCGCACGGACATCTGGGCGGTGGGCGCGACCCTGTTCGCGCTGATCACCGGGCGCTATGTCCACGAGACGACCACGGTGCAGGAGCAGATCATCGCCTCGGCGACGACGCCCGCGCCCTCCTTGGGCAGCGTCGCCCCCAACCTGCCCACCAGCGTGGTCTACGCCGTGGATCGTGCGCTGGCGTTCGACAACCAGGACCGGTTCACATCCGCTGCGGAGATGCAGGACGCCATCCTGCAAGCCAGCGGCGACGTGGTGGACGCGGCCCCGCTCAGCCTCCCGGTGCCGTCGGCCCCCGAGGCCCCGACCCTGATGGCATCGTCGAGCGACGACCTCGAGCCGCCAACCCTGGATACGCTCAACACCCTGACGAACCGGCCGGTTGCGCGCACCGCGGACGTTCCCAGCCCCGAGCGACGCACGAATCGCTTCTTCGTGGTGACGACCCTCGGGCTGGGCGCCGTGGTTCTCGTGCTGCTGGTTGCCTTCGCCCGCATTGGCTTCAGCAGGACCGAGCCGAGCGCACCCCACGCGGAGACGCCCAAGCCCGCGGCCCCGACCACGCAGCTAGCCACCGCCCAGGACCCCGACCCGATCTCCGAGAAGGCAACGCCGGTGAAGCCCAGCAACGAACCCGCGCCCGCGACGCCCTCGGCAAAGCCGGTGAAACCAGCTAACGTGAAGCCCGTGGTGAAACCCGCCAGCCACCCCACGAGCAAACCTGCCCCCGCACCCACGCCGAGCACGACAGGGAAGAAGCCCCCGTCGTCGAGCTTGTTCGACAAGCGATGGTAA